The Rhinopithecus roxellana isolate Shanxi Qingling chromosome 13, ASM756505v1, whole genome shotgun sequence genome contains a region encoding:
- the SNPH gene encoding syntaphilin isoform X1, giving the protein MPGSGPSERMTWPGPALSAGPPTRPLSSAPGIPPIPPLTRTRSLMAMSLPGSRRTSAGSRRRTSPPVSVRDAYGTSSLSSSSNSGSYKGSDSSPTPRRSMKYTLCSDNHGIKPPTPEQYLTPLQQKEVCIRHLKARLKDTQDRLQDRDTEIDDLKTQLSRMQEDWIEEECHRVEAQLALKEARKEIKQLKQVIDTVKNNLIDKDKGLQKYFVDINIQNKKLETLLHSMEVAQNGMAKEDGTGESAGGSPARSLTRSSTYTKLSDPAVCGDRQPGDPSNGSAEDGADSGFAAADDTLSRTDALEASSLLSSGVDCGTEETSLHNSFGLGPRFPASNTYEKLLCGMEAGVQASCMQERAIQTDFVQYQPDLDTILEKVTQAQVCGTDPESGDRCPELDAHPPGPRDPNSAVVVMVGDELEAPEPITRGPTPQRPGANPNPGQSVSVVCPVEEEEEAAAAEKEPKSYWSRHYIVDLLAVVVPAVPTVAWLCRSQRRQGQPIYNISSLLRGCCTVALHSIRRISCRSLSQPSPSPAGGGSQL; this is encoded by the exons ATGCCGGGCAGCGGCCCCAGCGAGAGGATGACGTGGCCTGGCCCGGCCCTTTCTGCGGGCCCCCCAACCCGCcctctctcctcagcccctgggATACCACCCATCCCACCACTTACTCGGACCCGCAGCCTCATGGCCATGTCCCTGCCGGGAAGTAGACGGACCTCTGCTGGATCCCGCAG GCGCACCTCTCCACCTGTGAGTGTGCGGGATGCCTACGGCACCTCTTcgctcagcagcagcagcaattcCGGCTCCTACAAGGGCAGTGACAGCAGTCCCACGCCAAG GCGCTCCATGAAATACACGCTGTGCAGTGACAACCATGGCATCAAGCCCCCGACCCCGGAGCAGTACCTGACCCCCCTGCAGCAGAAGGAGGTGTGCATCCGGCACCTGAAAGCCCGGCTGAAGGACACGCAGGACCGGCTCCAGGACCG GGACACGGAGATCGATGACCTGAAGACGCAGCTCTCACGCATGCAGGAGGACTGGATTGAGGAGGAGTGCCACCGCGTGGAGGCCCAGCTGGCCCTGAAGGAAGCCCGAAAGGAGATCAAGCAGCTCAAGCAGGTCATTGACACTGTCAAGAACAACCTGATTGATAAGGACAAGGGGCTGCAGAAGTACTTCGTGGACATCAACATCCAGAACAAGAAGCTGGAGACGCTGCTGCATAGCATGGAGGTGGCCCAGAACGGCATGGCCAAGGAGGATGGCACCGGGGAATCAGCCGGCGGGTCCCCTGCCCGCTCCCTCACCCGCAGCTCCACCTACACCAAGCTGAGTGACCCGGCTGTCTGTGGTGACCGCCAGCCGGGCGATCCCTCCAATGGCTCTGCTGAGGATGGGGCAGACAGTGGCTTTGCGGCAGCCGATGACACACTGAGCCGGACGGACGCACTGGAGGCCAGCAGCCTGCTGTCGTCTGGGGTGGACTGTGGCACTGAGGAGACCTCGCTGCACAACTCCTTTGGCCTGGGCCCCCGCTTCCCTGCCAGCAACACCTATGAGAAGCTACTGTGTGGCATGGAGGCTGGCGTGCAGGCCAGCTGCATGCAGGAGCGTGCCATCCAGACAGACTTTGTGCAGTACCAGCCTGACCTTGACACCATCCTGGAGAAAGTGACCCAGGCCCAGGTCTGTGGGACAGACCCTGAGTCAGGGGACAGGTGCCCAGAGCTGGACGCTCACCCTCCGGGGCCCAGAGACCCCAACTcagcagtggtggtgatggtgggtgACGAGCTAGAGGCCCCAGAGCCCATCACCCGTGGACCCACCCCACAGCGGCCTGGTGCCAACCCCAACCCTGGCCAGTCGGTGAGCGTGGTGTGCCccgtggaggaggaggaggaggctgccgCAGCTGAGAAGGAGCCCAAGAGCTACTGGAGCCGCCACTACATCGTGGAtctgctggctgtggtggtgccgGCCGTGCCCACGGTGGCCTGGCTTTGCCGCTCCCAGCGGCGCCAGGGCCAGCCCATCTACAACATCAGCTCCCTGCTGCGGGGCTGCTGCACTGTGGCCTTGCACTCCATCCGCAGGATCAGCTGCCGCTCGCTGAGCCAGCCAAGTCCCAGCCCGGCGGGCGGCGGCTCCCAGCTCTGA
- the SNPH gene encoding syntaphilin isoform X3 — protein MAMSLPGSRRTSAGSRRRTSPPVSVRDAYGTSSLSSSSNSGSYKGSDSSPTPRRSMKYTLCSDNHGIKPPTPEQYLTPLQQKEVCIRHLKARLKDTQDRLQDRDTEIDDLKTQLSRMQEDWIEEECHRVEAQLALKEARKEIKQLKQVIDTVKNNLIDKDKGLQKYFVDINIQNKKLETLLHSMEVAQNGMAKEDGTGESAGGSPARSLTRSSTYTKLSDPAVCGDRQPGDPSNGSAEDGADSGFAAADDTLSRTDALEASSLLSSGVDCGTEETSLHNSFGLGPRFPASNTYEKLLCGMEAGVQASCMQERAIQTDFVQYQPDLDTILEKVTQAQVCGTDPESGDRCPELDAHPPGPRDPNSAVVVMVGDELEAPEPITRGPTPQRPGANPNPGQSVSVVCPVEEEEEAAAAEKEPKSYWSRHYIVDLLAVVVPAVPTVAWLCRSQRRQGQPIYNISSLLRGCCTVALHSIRRISCRSLSQPSPSPAGGGSQL, from the exons ATGGCCATGTCCCTGCCGGGAAGTAGACGGACCTCTGCTGGATCCCGCAG GCGCACCTCTCCACCTGTGAGTGTGCGGGATGCCTACGGCACCTCTTcgctcagcagcagcagcaattcCGGCTCCTACAAGGGCAGTGACAGCAGTCCCACGCCAAG GCGCTCCATGAAATACACGCTGTGCAGTGACAACCATGGCATCAAGCCCCCGACCCCGGAGCAGTACCTGACCCCCCTGCAGCAGAAGGAGGTGTGCATCCGGCACCTGAAAGCCCGGCTGAAGGACACGCAGGACCGGCTCCAGGACCG GGACACGGAGATCGATGACCTGAAGACGCAGCTCTCACGCATGCAGGAGGACTGGATTGAGGAGGAGTGCCACCGCGTGGAGGCCCAGCTGGCCCTGAAGGAAGCCCGAAAGGAGATCAAGCAGCTCAAGCAGGTCATTGACACTGTCAAGAACAACCTGATTGATAAGGACAAGGGGCTGCAGAAGTACTTCGTGGACATCAACATCCAGAACAAGAAGCTGGAGACGCTGCTGCATAGCATGGAGGTGGCCCAGAACGGCATGGCCAAGGAGGATGGCACCGGGGAATCAGCCGGCGGGTCCCCTGCCCGCTCCCTCACCCGCAGCTCCACCTACACCAAGCTGAGTGACCCGGCTGTCTGTGGTGACCGCCAGCCGGGCGATCCCTCCAATGGCTCTGCTGAGGATGGGGCAGACAGTGGCTTTGCGGCAGCCGATGACACACTGAGCCGGACGGACGCACTGGAGGCCAGCAGCCTGCTGTCGTCTGGGGTGGACTGTGGCACTGAGGAGACCTCGCTGCACAACTCCTTTGGCCTGGGCCCCCGCTTCCCTGCCAGCAACACCTATGAGAAGCTACTGTGTGGCATGGAGGCTGGCGTGCAGGCCAGCTGCATGCAGGAGCGTGCCATCCAGACAGACTTTGTGCAGTACCAGCCTGACCTTGACACCATCCTGGAGAAAGTGACCCAGGCCCAGGTCTGTGGGACAGACCCTGAGTCAGGGGACAGGTGCCCAGAGCTGGACGCTCACCCTCCGGGGCCCAGAGACCCCAACTcagcagtggtggtgatggtgggtgACGAGCTAGAGGCCCCAGAGCCCATCACCCGTGGACCCACCCCACAGCGGCCTGGTGCCAACCCCAACCCTGGCCAGTCGGTGAGCGTGGTGTGCCccgtggaggaggaggaggaggctgccgCAGCTGAGAAGGAGCCCAAGAGCTACTGGAGCCGCCACTACATCGTGGAtctgctggctgtggtggtgccgGCCGTGCCCACGGTGGCCTGGCTTTGCCGCTCCCAGCGGCGCCAGGGCCAGCCCATCTACAACATCAGCTCCCTGCTGCGGGGCTGCTGCACTGTGGCCTTGCACTCCATCCGCAGGATCAGCTGCCGCTCGCTGAGCCAGCCAAGTCCCAGCCCGGCGGGCGGCGGCTCCCAGCTCTGA
- the SNPH gene encoding syntaphilin isoform X2, whose translation MAMSLPGSRRTSAGSRSGGTLGRSGLAVFAQCPQLPASQNEHLPLLPASRRTSPPVSVRDAYGTSSLSSSSNSGSYKGSDSSPTPRRSMKYTLCSDNHGIKPPTPEQYLTPLQQKEVCIRHLKARLKDTQDRLQDRDTEIDDLKTQLSRMQEDWIEEECHRVEAQLALKEARKEIKQLKQVIDTVKNNLIDKDKGLQKYFVDINIQNKKLETLLHSMEVAQNGMAKEDGTGESAGGSPARSLTRSSTYTKLSDPAVCGDRQPGDPSNGSAEDGADSGFAAADDTLSRTDALEASSLLSSGVDCGTEETSLHNSFGLGPRFPASNTYEKLLCGMEAGVQASCMQERAIQTDFVQYQPDLDTILEKVTQAQVCGTDPESGDRCPELDAHPPGPRDPNSAVVVMVGDELEAPEPITRGPTPQRPGANPNPGQSVSVVCPVEEEEEAAAAEKEPKSYWSRHYIVDLLAVVVPAVPTVAWLCRSQRRQGQPIYNISSLLRGCCTVALHSIRRISCRSLSQPSPSPAGGGSQL comes from the exons ATGGCCATGTCCCTGCCGGGAAGTAGACGGACCTCTGCTGGATCCCGCAG CGGGGGCACTTTGGGCCGCAGCGGCCTGGCAGTGTTCGCCCAGTGTCCGCAGCTGCCCGCCAGCCAGAACGAGCACCTGCCTCTTCTTCCTGCCTCCAGGCGCACCTCTCCACCTGTGAGTGTGCGGGATGCCTACGGCACCTCTTcgctcagcagcagcagcaattcCGGCTCCTACAAGGGCAGTGACAGCAGTCCCACGCCAAG GCGCTCCATGAAATACACGCTGTGCAGTGACAACCATGGCATCAAGCCCCCGACCCCGGAGCAGTACCTGACCCCCCTGCAGCAGAAGGAGGTGTGCATCCGGCACCTGAAAGCCCGGCTGAAGGACACGCAGGACCGGCTCCAGGACCG GGACACGGAGATCGATGACCTGAAGACGCAGCTCTCACGCATGCAGGAGGACTGGATTGAGGAGGAGTGCCACCGCGTGGAGGCCCAGCTGGCCCTGAAGGAAGCCCGAAAGGAGATCAAGCAGCTCAAGCAGGTCATTGACACTGTCAAGAACAACCTGATTGATAAGGACAAGGGGCTGCAGAAGTACTTCGTGGACATCAACATCCAGAACAAGAAGCTGGAGACGCTGCTGCATAGCATGGAGGTGGCCCAGAACGGCATGGCCAAGGAGGATGGCACCGGGGAATCAGCCGGCGGGTCCCCTGCCCGCTCCCTCACCCGCAGCTCCACCTACACCAAGCTGAGTGACCCGGCTGTCTGTGGTGACCGCCAGCCGGGCGATCCCTCCAATGGCTCTGCTGAGGATGGGGCAGACAGTGGCTTTGCGGCAGCCGATGACACACTGAGCCGGACGGACGCACTGGAGGCCAGCAGCCTGCTGTCGTCTGGGGTGGACTGTGGCACTGAGGAGACCTCGCTGCACAACTCCTTTGGCCTGGGCCCCCGCTTCCCTGCCAGCAACACCTATGAGAAGCTACTGTGTGGCATGGAGGCTGGCGTGCAGGCCAGCTGCATGCAGGAGCGTGCCATCCAGACAGACTTTGTGCAGTACCAGCCTGACCTTGACACCATCCTGGAGAAAGTGACCCAGGCCCAGGTCTGTGGGACAGACCCTGAGTCAGGGGACAGGTGCCCAGAGCTGGACGCTCACCCTCCGGGGCCCAGAGACCCCAACTcagcagtggtggtgatggtgggtgACGAGCTAGAGGCCCCAGAGCCCATCACCCGTGGACCCACCCCACAGCGGCCTGGTGCCAACCCCAACCCTGGCCAGTCGGTGAGCGTGGTGTGCCccgtggaggaggaggaggaggctgccgCAGCTGAGAAGGAGCCCAAGAGCTACTGGAGCCGCCACTACATCGTGGAtctgctggctgtggtggtgccgGCCGTGCCCACGGTGGCCTGGCTTTGCCGCTCCCAGCGGCGCCAGGGCCAGCCCATCTACAACATCAGCTCCCTGCTGCGGGGCTGCTGCACTGTGGCCTTGCACTCCATCCGCAGGATCAGCTGCCGCTCGCTGAGCCAGCCAAGTCCCAGCCCGGCGGGCGGCGGCTCCCAGCTCTGA